DNA from Vicia villosa cultivar HV-30 ecotype Madison, WI unplaced genomic scaffold, Vvil1.0 ctg.000133F_1_1, whole genome shotgun sequence:
TTTAATGTAAATCCTATAAATAGGTCAGAATAATGTAGAAAAGGTGTGTTCACTATTACAATCAAACTGTTTGCTTACACTTTGCTCAATTTCTGCCCTTAAGGAAACAAGAGTTGCTGAAAGTCTTGATGTATGTGAATCACCACCTTTATTTTCAATGCAAATCCTTTACCTTTTAATTGTATGTTTCGAAGCTTTTACTTATGTTGTATTCTTTAACCAGCATTTGCTttgtcttttaatttttatttcaaccAAGTAGGTTGATACCGGTTGTTACGATCAAAAAACAACTTCTGAGTCGACGCTGTCTGGTGGTCACGAGTCACCCCAGAAGGTCAAGGCCAAAACGTTCATACTTTTACCAAAAACCTGTAGGTCTAGGTTTGTCCCGTCGGTCACCAGTCAGTCAGATCTAGCATTTCAGTGTGGAAAAACATTGTGTTTGTTATCAGTCTTAGAAAACCATTTCTTAGGTAGACACTTTGACAAAACAAATTAAATTCCAAGATTTAGCACGTGGTCTTAAGATCAACTGgtcgatcttgcaagtaaccCTTAGTTTTGAGGCTTTGGGAGGACCAGCtgttgtttaccaatttccacagtaaacaaaatggcacgcccagtgggacaatcGTGCTAAATTTTTCGTTTTATATATGTATGAAACTTAGAAGTGGGAAATACACCAAACAATATCAAAACCCACCCAAGAAGGTTAGGTCTAGGATGCAAACCCTCCTAACCCAAATAACGTAGATGAAGTACCCCCTCATTCTCTGGATTCTTCAAATACGGTGATCAGCCCGGTCGAGCAAGTGACTGGTGCAGCGACGGAGGCACCAGTTACGAGAACAGGGACAACAGATACCCCTGTAATCCCACCAGGAGGCACTAGAGCAAGGGGAAGTGCTATCTCACCATTTCGACCTAACTTGCCGCGTTTTAGGACCATTGACCCCAtgtatggaatgccatattcctTAATGGTTGGAAGTCAGTCGACATCGAGTCCTGCGTTAGTATCAGACACACAAGGATTTACGCCAGGCACCCAGAACAGGGCGAACTAGAACAAAGTTTTGCCTTTGTCGAATACGTTCGTGGCTGTGCTTAGGCAACAGATGGACGATATCAATCATGAGTTGGTAAACATGTTAACTAATCAGATGAGAACTGTTTTTAATCCTATAGTGCAGGAATCAGCAGAGTCGAACAGATAGGTGGTCGATCAACTCACTCGATTGTGCAACTTCCTGGGGTCACCTCAGACACCTGGTCGACAACCCCCTCAAGCCCATAGGCAGGTTGTTATGCATACATCTGCAGGAGAAGATCAACTAGATGATGAAATAGCGCAACAGAATCAAATTCCCAGACTGCGACCAAATCAAGGTGGGATACGAGGGAGACACCAGGAAGTCGTGATGGTGGGTCGACAACAAGATGCTGATCAGTTTGTCGAACAATATTAGCATGAAAAAGCGGCCATAGAAAAGAATTTAACTACAATTATCGAAAGGATTATGGCCAGAAATGGACTGAATACTCCACTACAAAGGCCAACACACTCTTCCCCGTTGGCTAAATACATTGTGCAGACGGAAAACCCTAGAGGCTGGAAAATACCCAAGTATACCAAGTTCGGAGGAGAAACAGGAGAATCGACGGTCGAGCACATCGCCAGGTACTTGACTGAATCAGGAGACATGGCGAACAACAAAAGTATCAGAGTGAAACATTTTCCATCATCTCTCACTACGACGGCGTTTACATGGTTCACCACGTTACCTCCAAATTCTGTCGACTCATGGCCAAAATTAGAAAACTCTTCCACGAGCAATTTTATGAGGGACATTCGAAAATTAGTCTGGTCGAACTGTCGACCATCAAAAGGAGGTTTGCAGAGACCATTGACGACTACCTAAATAGGTTTCGGTCACTTAAGGCAAAATGTTTCACGTAGGTACCTGAACATGAATTGGTTCAGATGGCTGCAGAAGGTTTAGACTATTCCATTAGGAAGAAAATAGACCCAAATTTTGTCAATAGTATGTCGCAGTTAGATGATAGGGTTCGACACCTCGAACGCTTGCGACCAGAAAAAGTCAGGCATACTAAGGCCAAGGCTAAGAATGAGAAAGTAGCCTATGTCGACTACGACGACACAGACCCTATATATGAAGTTGATTACATCTCACCAACAGAGGCAGAgattaggggtgtgcaaaatatccggttttgaagtccaaatccataaccaaatctaaaccacttttaaatatccggatataattgaatgattattaaccggtttagttataaatggtttggttatccattcatatcatccggatataattaaatggttattaaccggttaaattattttggattcggttataatccggttattatccaaatccaaatattttaattctcaaaatattaatttttttttaaaaaaaaaatttcggaaaaattaatttttaaaactggaatttttttaaaaactggttatataatcataaccaaatttattaccgattttataaccagttttgattaaaatgtggttatggttataaatccaaaacatttaaatggttttaaaatggttatggtttgttttttgaaaataaccaaccatgcacacccctagcAGAGATTGATTTGGCTGAAATGAAACCAGGGCCAGCGTACAAATGTAAATCGTTGTTTCCGTCGAAAGGAAAGAATGTCTCAGTTGATAGCAATTCGAAATTTCCTGCGAAAACTTATACTTTTGATATTAGTAAATGCGAGGAAAGTTTCGATGTATTAGTTAAAGATGGTCAAATTTTAGTACCCCAAATGATAAATTGCCACAATTAGAACAACGACAAAAGAGATGTTTTTGCAAGTATCACAATTATATTGGGCATTCAacctctcaatgttttcttttcagggatctggtCCAGAAATCGCTGCAGGAGGGTCGACTGAATTTTTTTGCCCGAAGAATGAAAATCGACGCTGACCCACTCAAGCAAGAGGATGCTCTGTTTACTGAACCTGTCGACATTAACATGGTGGAGCTATCTGAACTACCTGATGATATGCTGGAAGAAAGCATTAGGGAAAGTCCCCAAGTTCGACTTGCTGATGTGTATCCCAGGATGGACGAAGATCTGCTGGGTTTCTTTTTTCGATGCAAAAACAAAGATTCCCAAGTAGAATTATGTTCTAGGTGCAGTGCGTTAACTGACTGAATTGTTGCAGAAAATTTCCAAAAGCTACAGCTGGAGCGAGGCAGAGCCCAATGGAATAGGAGGGACCCTAGAAAAACGTCTCAAGACAGGACAAGGAGCTATGTGCCTTCAGTTGGTGCGCCAAAAGGTACCTGGATTAAGCCTCAAATGTCGACAGAGAGGCCTGTACCTGTCGAAGCTGAAAAGGATAGGAAGGGAAAAGCTTCAATGAACTACCACCTGGAAATCAATTCTGAGAGAAAGAGCCGCATATCTAAGAATTACATGGGTAAAAATCCCATGAGTCGAACTCATTGGAGGAGTTTTCAAAGGAGAAAACAGACTGAGAGGCAAGGTGCTGCTGCTGCTAGACAGGTTGCAAATGACCAGATCTACAAAAGGAAGCAGTATAAGATGAAGGCCGATTCAGCTGTTAGCACTAAATCAAGGAGTTTGTTGGTAAGCCTGTGGCCAAAGATCCAAACGAAGCAACAGATGACTTTGCTTCTGACTCAGGAGAAAGTCTCGACATCCTGGTCAACTTGGTGTCGATTCTTCCTCAAGAATTTAACGTCCCGACTGAAGCTGAGGATGTTGATGAAACTGCTGCTGCAGAAATGGCCTTACATAGGCCCACATGTTATTTTGTGATGAACAATGGCTCCATAGAGAACCAAGATCCATTTTTCGAATGCCCTGACATGGCAATGAGAGGCCATTTGAAGCCCTTACTGATAAGAGCTAAGGTAGAGGAAGTGGCTGTGAACAGAGTGCTAGTCGATTGTGGTGCGACAGTAAACATTATACCACATCATACTCTGAGGAAAATTGGGATGTTCGATACTGACATCAGATCCCATAACATGGTCCAAGAATACAATGGGTGTTATCCAACTGAACATCATTGTTGGTTCAGTAACTCGACCGACCATCTTCATGGTCACCAAAGGAAAACCCAGTTATAACCTGCTGGTTGGGAGAGAGTGGTTACACGATGTAGGGGCTGTACCTTCCTCTATGCATCAACGGTTAATCATCTGGAGGGAAGATGGCATTGTCGAAAATATTGAGTCCGACCAGAGCTATTTCATGGCTGATGTTAACAATATTGGTCAAAAGCAATTCGACATGAAGCTGGCCAATATAGCCCCTTGTCAGCCAACTGAGGATGTATATCCAAATCTGAATGAAGCATTTGTCACCTTGAAGTTGCATGAGACCCATGGCTTTATTTGGGATGTGGAGCCTTTAGAGGATATATACATGTCAAACCCCGCGCCATCAGGCCGGGGTAACACAGATAATGATGTCTGAGCTAGAAGCTCTAAAAAGGATTCGGGCATACATTGCTGAAAACAGAATCACTTCAACTTTAGAAGCTGAAACCAACATGGTCGACGAAGCAAATAAAATTCAAACCACAGAAGATAGTTTGACCATAAAAGCGAAAGTGTTAAGAGGAGACACATTAGAAGACGTCGATAATCAGCGTTTTGACTGCATATATGACGACgaacctttggggttcgaaaaagaccctaTGGCGCCAGAGAAAATGCAACCATAAGATCCTTTAGAAGAAATCGATCTTGGCGAAGAGGGAGACAAACGACCCACATTCATCAGCGCCAACATTGACCAAGGACTCAGATCGGAGGTAATTTTATTATTAAGAGAAtttaaagattgttttgcatgggactATAATGAAATTCTTGGTTTGAGCAGGGAATTGGTCGAATTAAGATTGGAAATACAAGCTGGAAAGAAACCAGTAAAACAAACACCTCGATGTTTTTCTCCAGCAGTAATGTCGAAGATAAAGGAAGAAGTCGAACGACTTCTTAAAAGCAAGTTCATAAGAACTGCAAGGTACGTTGAGTGGTTGGCAAATATAGTGCCAGTTATGAAGAAAAATGGGAAGCTAAGAGTATGCATTGATTTTAGAGATCTAAATGCCGCTACTCCAAAAGATGAATATGCCATGCCAGTAGTAGAAATGTTAATCGATTAAGCCGCTGGTTTTGAATATTTGAGTATGTTAGATGGTTATGctggttataaccaaatttttactgCAGAGGAAGATGTGCCGAAGATGGTGTTTCGTTGCCCGGGGGCATTAGGAACATATGAATGGGTGGTTATGCCATTCGACCTGAAGAATGCCGGAGCCACGTACCAAAGGGTAATGAACTCTATGTTTCATGACTTCATCAAAAATTTTATGCAAATATACATCGATGATATTGTTATAAAATCGACTTGCAGGTCGACACATTTAAAACATCTTAGGAAATCTTTCGAAAGGATGGGGAAACATGGATTGAAAATGAATCCATTAAAATGTGCTCTTTGTGTGCAGGCAGGGGATTTCCTAGGCTTTGTGGTGCTTAAAAAGGGTATAGAGGTTAACCAAAGCAAAACCCAAGCCATTATGAATGTTAAACCTCCGCCGACCAAAAAAGAACTTCAGTCCTTGTTAgagaagataaatttcttaaggaggttTATATCTCACCTAAGTAGAAAGACGAAGGCGTTCTCACCACTGCTTCGACTGAAAAACGAAGACTTCATATGGAAGAAAGAACATCAAGAGGCTTTcgacaagatcaaagaatatctgacAAAGCCTCCCATACTGGCACCACCTGTTAGAAATAGGCCCATGAGGTTGTACATTGCAGCCTCAGAATCGACTATAGGAAGTATGTTAGTTCAAGAAAGTGACAACGGTGTCGAAAGACCCGTGTATTATCTTAGTCGAATGTTAAATGGTCCTGAAACTAGGTATAGTGACAAAAAAAACTATTCTTGTgtctgtatttctcttgtatgaaGTTGAAGCAATATATAAAACCAGTTGATGTGTATGTTTCGTCGCATTCTGATATTATTAAAcacatgttgtctaaaccaattttacacagtcgaattggtaaatgggcattAGCATTAACTGAGTACTTCCTAACATATGCTTCGTTGAAAGCAATGAAAGGGCAAGTAGTAGCAGATTTCCTTGTTGACCATTTTGTGGTCGACGTGCCTCAAAATTGTGTCGACTTGGCGCCCTGGAAGTTATATTTTGATGGATCCAGTCACAAAAATGGCACGAACATAGGAGGAATCATAATTTCTCCAGATGGAATTCCAGCAGAGTTCAAGTATTCAATATATGGTATGTGTACCAATAATGAAGCAGAGTATGAAGCCTTAATAACCGGACTTGAACTATTGCTAGAATTGGGGGCAAGGAATGTCGAAATCATGGGAGATTCTGAGTTGGTAGTGAAGCAGGTCTCTAAAGAGTACAAATGCGTCAAAGAAAACTTAATCATGTATTTCGTGATTGCGAATAGGCTACTCAAAAGATTCGACTCAACAAGTATTCGACACATACCCAGACGAGAgaatcaagaagctaatgatttAGCACAAGAGGCATCAGGATACAAGAAATATAGTGACGAAGAGCCTGTTCAAGTGAGGGAAAAAGTTCGAGAAACTGTGTTGTCTCCCTCAGATTTGCCAATTATAAAGTTAGGAGCAGTCGACGCCAAAAATTTCGAAATTTTGACGGTCGATAGTGGACAAGAAAACGACTGGCGTATGCCATTGGTTGAATACTTGCGCAACTCTACGGGTTCGACAGATAGGAAGATCAAATACAAGGCTCTTAATTTCGTTCTGATGGGAAACGAACTATTCAAGAAAACAGCTGAAGGAGTACTGCTTAAGTGTCTTGGGGAGAACGAAGCGTATTTGGCCGTGTCGAATGTAGACAGTGGGGCCTGTGGCGCGCATCAAGCGGGACACAAAATGAAGTGGACTTTAATATGCTCAGGGGTTTATTGGACCTcaatgttaaaagactgcatagagtttgcAAAAGGATGCCAAGAGTTCCAGATGCATGGGGGCATCCATCACGTCCCTGCAAGCGAATTGCATACCATTGTGAAACCTTGGCCGTTCAGAGGACATGCTTTGTATGTGATTGGGGAAATAAAACCAGCTTCGTCAAAACAACAGAGGTACATTTTGGTCGGTATTGACTATTTTACAAAGTGGGTCGAAGTTATAGCCTTAAAAAATGTCGATCATTAAGCTGTGATAGACTTCATACAAGATCACATTATATCTCGATTCGGAATACCAGAAACCATTACAACCAACCAAGGAACAGTGTTCACCGGACATAAAATGCAAGAGTTTGCTCAAGAGGTTGGCATAAGATTATTAACGTCGACACCATACTACGCCCAGGCGAATGGTCAAGTCGAAGCCACTAACAAGGTAATAATCAGCCTAATAAAAAACATGTGGAAAAGAAACCAAAAACTTCGCATCAGTCACTAAGCCAAGCTCTGTGGGCATGTAGAACATCTCCCAAAGAAGCAACTGGCACTACACCATTTCGAATTACGTATGGACATGACGTTGTACTACTAGTCGAAATATACGTACAATCAGTAAGAATATAGAAGCAACATGAAATACCATCCGAAGACTATTGGAGTATGATGACGGATGAGCTCGTCGACCTAGATAAAGAAAGAGTAATGGCTCTAGATTCGTTGAGAAGACAAAAAGATAAAGTAGCTAGAGCTTACAATAAAAAGGTAAGAAATAAGGTGTTCGCTATTAACGATCTAGTCTGGAAAGTGGTATTACCTATGGACAGAAACGATAGGGTTCTAGGAAATGGTCACCAAattgggaaggaccgtttaagGTAATACAAGTCTTTACCAACAACGCTTATGAGTTAGAGGAATTAGCCCCGAATTAACGGATTATCAGGGTTAATGGCAAGTTCTTAAAAGAATATAAACCTACTCTTTAGGAGTTCACCATTTCGACGACGTAGATGGAAGGTCGAAACAGAGCtggttaaataaattaaaagccAACAGGTAAAATGAAAATATGGCATTTAAAAGTTGGTCTGGAAACCAATTGTCAAAAGTTACAAAAAATGGTACCAAAAGAAAATTACATCAAAATAAAACCATACGCAGATGGTCTCAACAAGATTACAAATGGCCATATAACTTATGGAATTCACAGAGTTCGAGCGGAAGATCTGTTGCCCGGCTTTCCAAGGTGTCAGATTCCTCCTTGAGCACcttaatttctttttcaatttgatCCGTAGTTTGGCTAACAGCAACAGCATCGACAGTCATCCTCAACATATGTGTTTGTGTGGGGGAAATTTTCTTAGAAAACTCTTCCTCCTGTCTAGTGATGAGATCCAATTCCTCCTTCAAGTCGGACATCTCTTTCTACAGTTCCTCAAGCCGACGACGGATTGCTGCGGATCTTTCGGTTTTAGGGAGTTTCTCCTGACGCTTCTGGCCTAGCTGAGTATTTATCTCTTTGATCACCTTCTTTGCCTTGATCACAGTGTCGACATTTTTCTTCACAGTTGTCTGCTtagcttcaatcaaatcttcatttctcttcacgttctcaatgttttcaagaagaagaggaagaagcttCGCAAAAGCCTCCACTGTGAGCCCGCAAAAATCAGAGATTTCCAGCCCCTGCAGTTGAGCACAAGTTTCCAAAAGCTCTTGACCAAGGCTAGGGTTGTCACGCAGCAAATCGACCAAATCGAGACTAAATGCATGGGACTTGATCTTATCTGTCAAAGCTTTGACTTTGGTAGCTTCAGGCCCCATCTTTTCTGCATGCTCTCTAGACTGATCTGAGTCAGAAGGAAAAGAGTATTGACTTAAAAAGTTGTTTAGCCTCGCCAAGGCAGAGTCAACATCAATATCCATCAAAGAAGGCGACGCATTATCAGCAGTGGGCATTGTCGAGGCCAAGGCTTTTCCTCCTGATTGATCAAGCATAATATTGTCACCGACGGTTGGTGGAGGCGAAGAAGCCTTTTCAGCAGCAGTTGGCAAGATAACTGTGGGCTTTTCAGCATGAGAAGTCCCGGCAGAGGTCGAAGGAGGAGCAGACTCGGCAACCAAGAGAGCACCCTGTGTACTGCCTGGTTGTGAAGGAGCCTTTTCAACAAGAAGTTGGTCATTGCCTTTGGTAGTCCCCAAAGCCAGTGAGGAATCTGAATGACTAGAGTCAGAACTAGTCGGATATAAAGTGTAGTGCGTGGCGAGACTAGTGAAAGAATCAGAATCACTATGAATAGTCGTGATAGTTAAGTCGACTAACTCACCAGCGGCTAGATCAGGATTATCTTGAGGATGGGAAATGTCGTTGGAGAGTGGAGTGTACTCAGCCGTATCAGCAGCATTAGCTTGTGGGTCAGAAGAGACAACCTACAATGAAAAGGAAAATATTTAGGGAATAATTCAAGTCGTCCAATAGTCATAGGTTTGTGATGATTAATTTGTACCTGAAGCACTAGGTCAAAGTTCCACTACGTCTCGTCTCCCTTTGAAGCTGCTACAACTTTGGGAGAACCTGGTTGTTTGACTGGAGCTGATGGAGGGGGAGTAACTGAAACTGTATTTGAAACTAAATGTCAATATCAAATGAGACCAAAATAGAGGTGTTTGTCGACAAGAATCTTACTTCTTTGTTTCAGGGTTAAAGGCGTAGGGTCATCTTCTGATTCCCCACCAGATTCGACAAGAGGCGCGGCGCCACGGGATTCAGAGATCTTaagcttttgttttttttttagccTCCCCACCTACAGGAGAAGACTCTTGCTTCCTTTTATATTTGGAGCTATGGGACCGGTGAAGAGGTTTAGCATCCTGAGATGGCTGGAAAAAGCATACACCATACAAGGCCTAAATTATGACTCAATATAAAGAGACTCAAATCATAAAGAAAAATACCTTTGTCCCTTCAGAAGCGTGTGACTTGTCCTTCTTGGAAAATTTGGATTGGTGAGAGGGAGCAGTTGAAACCACAGAATGTTTTCGACTCTGGCACAAAGGCAAACACTCAGGATCAGGTACATAAAATGAGAGCAGAACGAAATAGTCGAATAGGAAATGAGCCATAAATCTAACCTTTAGAGAAAGCGAGATGGGTCCATCATCAAAAGTAGGAATATCAGGTTTGGGCTGCAGAGAAAATGTTAGACTAAACAGCAACAAAACATAAAGATAAGAATCTACAAGTTTGAAGATGTACCTTTGCTTTGGAAGTGTCGGCAATTTCAGGTTTGATTGCATGAGTTTCCTTGGAAGCTGCAAGAGGAATAGCTAAAGAAATAGCTAAGTTAGTAACACAAAGAGTCGAAGGAAACAAAAGGAGCTTTCCAAGAAGCGGTTACCATTGGGGATGGCAGTGAGTGTTCTCACA
Protein-coding regions in this window:
- the LOC131624538 gene encoding uncharacterized protein LOC131624538 — encoded protein: MLDGYAGYNQIFTAEEDVPKMVFRCPGALGTYEWVVMPFDLKNAGATYQRAGDFLGFVVLKKGIEVNQSKTQAIMNVKPPPTKKELQSLLEKINFLRRFISHLSRKTKAFSPLLRLKNEDFIWKKEHQEAFDKIKEYLTKPPILAPPVRNRPMRLYIAASESTIGSMLVQESDNGVERPVYYLSRMLNGPETSRIGKWALALTEYFLTYASLKAMKGQVVADFLVDHFVVDVPQNCVDLAPWKLYFDGSSHKNGTNIGGIIISPDGIPAEFKYSIYGMCTNNEAEYEALITGLELLLELGARNVEIMGDSELVVKQVSKEYKCVKENLIMYFVIANRLLKRFDSTSIRHIPRRENQEANDLAQEASGYKKYSDEEPVQVREKVRETVLSPSDLPIIKLGAVDAKNFEILTVDSGQENDWRMPLVEYLRNSTGSTDRKIKYKALNFVLMGNELFKKTAEGVLLKCLGENEAYLAVSNVDSGACGAHQAGHKMKWTLICSGVYWTSMLKDCIEFAKGCQEFQMHGGIHHVPASELHTIVKPWPFRGHALYVIGEIKPASSKQQRYILVGIDYFTKWVEVIALKNVDH